A segment of the Desulfofundulus kuznetsovii DSM 6115 genome:
CCATAAACTCCCGGCAACCCGTCAGGTAGGCCACCGGTTCCCCGGCGGCGCGTCTTTGCAGCAACTCCTGGAATTTTTCCTCTTCCTCCAGGCTGAGGGGGCGGTTGGCCTCCCGGTATAAACCCACCCGGTCCGTGCCGGTAACATGCGCCAGGAGCACCTCCGCCTCCAGGGGGGCGGCGTCAATGCCCTTTTGGTGCAGGAAAGCCCTGGCCCGGGCCAGGGCGGCAGCGATATCCATAAAATAACTCCCCTCGAGTAAATATTCAGTAAAACCGTTATAACGAGGATGCGGCGCTGTCCCCGCTCACTCCAGTGCTTCGCGCCGACAGCACCGCGGCTCGCTTCGGGCCGGCTCTGGCTCTCTGCGGATTGCCCGCCACTAATCATTCTTCAGTTGTTACCCCTTGAAACAATATGCCTTAAAAGGTCTTCTTCCGGGTAGTTCATCATGCGTCCTCGAGAGCCGAGCCGGCAACCTCGCTTCACCGGGTGCTGTTACCGGCGCTTCGCAAGTCGTTCGCTCCGGACAGCGCCGCATCCAACCGGGTTCACTGAATATTTACCTCCTCGATTTATGCGTTATCCACCTGTTGCAGGCGCCGGGCCTGATCCGTGGTGACCAGGGCGTCGATAATTTCATCCAGCTCGCCCATGAGCACTTCCTCAAGGCGGTGGATGGTTAAACCGATGCGGTGGTCGGTGACGCGGTTTTGCGGAAAGTTATAAGTGCGGATCCGCTCGCTGCGGTCCCCGGTACCGACCATGGACCGGCGGGCGGAGGCAATTTTTTGCTGTTGCTCCTCCTGCAGCCGGTCCAGCAAACGGGCCCGCAGGACCCGCATGGCCTTTTCCTTGTTTTTGTGCTGGCTTTTTTCATCCTGGCAGGAGACCACGATTCCCGTGGGCAGGTGGGTAATGCGCACCGCGGACTGGGTTGTGTTCACCGACTGGCCGCCCGGCCCGGTGGAACAAAAGACATCTATGCGCAGGTCGTTGGGGTTAATCTCCACATCCACTTCCTCGGCTTCCGGCAGGACGGCCACCGTCGCGGCAGAAGTATGGATGCGCCCCCCCGATTCGGTGGTGGGCACCCGCTGCACCCGGTGCACGCCGCTTTCAAACTTCAACTTGCTGTATGCCCCCCTGCCCTCGATGAGAAAAATGACTTCCTTGATACCGCCCAGATCGGTGTAGCTGGTATTCATCAAATCAATTTTCCAGCCCTGGCGCTCGGCATACCGGGTGTACATGCGAAACAGGTCGGCGGCAAAAAGGGCCGCCTCTTCCCCGCCGGTACCGGCACGTATTTCCATAATGACGTTCTTCTCATCATTGGGGTCCCTGGGCAGCAAAAGCACTTTTAATTTGTGCTCCAGTTCCCCTTTCTTCTCCTCCTGCGCCTCAAGTTCCGTCTCCACCAGTTCCCGGAAATCCGGCTCCAGCTTTTCCCGCAAGAGTTCCTTTGCCTCCCGGATGTCCCGGCACACCTTTTTATACTCCCGGTACACTTCGACGATCTCTTCCAGTTCCGCGTGGGCCTTGACATATTGCTGCCAGCGCGACCGGTCGTTAATTACTTCCGGGTCGGCAATAAGGTTGCTCAATTCCTCATAGCGCTGCTCCAGGCTGTCCAGTTTGTCCAGCATGCCTTGCCTCACCTCCTAGCACCGCTCCCAGGGCTGAGATGGCCACTTCCACCTGGTCGTGGTCGGGCTCCCGGGTGGTCAGGCCCTGCAACCACCGGCCGGGAACGATGAAAAGCCGGCACAGGAAGAAGTTGGGATACCTGGCCGAAAGCTTTAACAGTTCATAGGAAACTCCCGCCAGCACGGGCAGCAACAAAATGCGGGAAGTTATCCGCCACCAGAGCACCTGCTCACCCAGCAGGGAGAAAAGAAAAATGCTTACCACCAGCACAATGAGAATGAAACTGGTGCCGCAACGGGGGTGAAAGGTGGAGTGGCGCTGTACATTGGGCACGGTAAGCTCCTCGCCGGCCTCGTAGGCATTGATCACCTTGTGTTCAGCCCCGTGGTACTGAAAGACCCGCCGGATATCGGGCAGCATCCCAATGGAGGCCACATAAAGGAGAAAGACGCCCAAACGAACGACTCCTTCGACAAAACTCTGGACCAGAGCCCCCCGCATAAAGCCGGCCAGGAAATGAGCGAGACCGACGGGCAGGATCACGAACAAAAATATCCCCAGGGCCAGAGCCACGGCCAGGGTTAAAACAATGTCCCGGGTGCTCAGTTCCTCCTCCTCCCCCACCGCCTGGCTGGCCGAAAAGGAGAGGGCCTCCAGACCCATGACCAGGGATTCAATTAATACCACCACTCCCCTGACGAGGGGCCATTTCAGCACGGGGAAGCGGGCAGGCAGGGAACCCACGGGCCTGGTATCCAGAACCACGGTGGCATCGGGCCGCCGCACCGCCACAGCCCTTAATGCCGGTCCCCGCATCATTACCCCCTCGATGACGGCCTGCCCGCCGTATTGAAAATCGCCCATCATACTCTCCCCTTATACTCACTGGAGGCGAAACCGCCCGGGCGTTGCTTACCCGCCGCGAAAAAAGTAAAGCGATCTTCGCTTTTACGGGCGGCATCTCCAAGCAAATAGCAGAGCCCCCGCTCTGCTACCCTACTTCAAGCCGTATTTTTTGCGGAACCGGTCCGCCCTTCCCCTGGTCTCCACAGTCCGCTGGGAACCGGTAAAGAAGGGGTGGCATTTGGAACAAATTTCTACCCTGAGCTCCTTTTTGGTCGAACCGGTTTCAAAGGTGTTGCCGCAGACGCAAATCACCCTCGCCGGCCCGTATTTGGGGTGGATGCCTTCCTTCACTGGAAAATCACCTCACTTAAAACCTCACTGCATCTTAATTGCATACTTTACTATTATAACATAGGGTATAATAAGGAGCAAGACTTGTCACTCTTGAATTGAGCGAAATTTCATGATAAGGTAATAATGTAGTATTCTGGTTGTTGTTTCGCATCACCGAACTTATATTCCTCGTTAACAG
Coding sequences within it:
- the prfA gene encoding peptide chain release factor 1, yielding MLDKLDSLEQRYEELSNLIADPEVINDRSRWQQYVKAHAELEEIVEVYREYKKVCRDIREAKELLREKLEPDFRELVETELEAQEEKKGELEHKLKVLLLPRDPNDEKNVIMEIRAGTGGEEAALFAADLFRMYTRYAERQGWKIDLMNTSYTDLGGIKEVIFLIEGRGAYSKLKFESGVHRVQRVPTTESGGRIHTSAATVAVLPEAEEVDVEINPNDLRIDVFCSTGPGGQSVNTTQSAVRITHLPTGIVVSCQDEKSQHKNKEKAMRVLRARLLDRLQEEQQQKIASARRSMVGTGDRSERIRTYNFPQNRVTDHRIGLTIHRLEEVLMGELDEIIDALVTTDQARRLQQVDNA
- a CDS encoding DUF1385 domain-containing protein gives rise to the protein MGDFQYGGQAVIEGVMMRGPALRAVAVRRPDATVVLDTRPVGSLPARFPVLKWPLVRGVVVLIESLVMGLEALSFSASQAVGEEEELSTRDIVLTLAVALALGIFLFVILPVGLAHFLAGFMRGALVQSFVEGVVRLGVFLLYVASIGMLPDIRRVFQYHGAEHKVINAYEAGEELTVPNVQRHSTFHPRCGTSFILIVLVVSIFLFSLLGEQVLWWRITSRILLLPVLAGVSYELLKLSARYPNFFLCRLFIVPGRWLQGLTTREPDHDQVEVAISALGAVLGGEARHAGQTGQPGAAL
- the rpmE gene encoding 50S ribosomal protein L31; protein product: MKEGIHPKYGPARVICVCGNTFETGSTKKELRVEICSKCHPFFTGSQRTVETRGRADRFRKKYGLK